The following are encoded together in the Bradymonas sediminis genome:
- a CDS encoding sensor histidine kinase, producing MRLSIATKIFLVFTALVVLFTSVLMFSTYRTQTLYARIQRLNETAVPVSLLLSDVQTDLKSFNVVLNERDPLVLRRTLQMTQLVYFLPDRFTQTLERARELAGQANLEEMIADDQAPADGAPDPSTLETRLADLHGRALDFAQQSSRFTRLVLDDKPRPDPDAYAQNIREIQADLGEQARELDREITALRGELRTRTDQALARANDRQRSSLYALGALSLVALLVAVALLVAVLLTVRPLSTLTAAARRIGEGDYRPIEGILEKRRGSDEITLLTREFNAMAESLAERDARLREQHERLLKSERMATVGRMTSLITHELRNPLSSINLNSEMLQESLYERGIPADDAEVMPLLETIVAEVDRLREITEEYLVYARLPSPNLEPNDLVDIAESLVDFHQFEWGQSGVQVVLEHAEDTIEVRLDANQLRQALLNLLRNAVEASEPDSTVEMRLSSTDAHAMIEIRDHGAGISDEDRAHIFEPFFTTKIQGTGLGLAMTQQIIEEHRGSIALQSEVGRGSIFTIRFPLDSARRASPKSYSP from the coding sequence ATGCGGCTGAGCATCGCCACCAAAATCTTCCTCGTCTTCACCGCGCTCGTTGTTTTATTCACGAGCGTTTTGATGTTTAGCACCTACCGCACGCAGACCCTCTACGCGCGCATCCAACGCCTCAATGAGACCGCCGTTCCCGTCTCACTGCTCCTGAGCGACGTCCAAACCGACCTCAAAAGCTTCAACGTCGTGCTCAATGAGCGCGACCCCCTGGTGTTGCGACGTACCCTGCAGATGACCCAGCTCGTCTACTTCCTGCCGGACCGATTCACCCAGACCTTGGAGCGCGCGCGCGAACTCGCCGGGCAGGCAAACCTCGAGGAGATGATCGCCGATGACCAGGCCCCGGCCGACGGCGCGCCCGACCCGTCGACCCTTGAGACGCGCCTTGCCGACCTCCACGGGCGCGCGCTCGACTTCGCCCAGCAATCCTCTCGATTCACCCGACTGGTGCTCGACGATAAGCCGCGCCCCGACCCCGACGCCTACGCTCAGAATATTCGCGAGATACAGGCGGACCTCGGCGAGCAAGCCCGCGAGCTCGACCGTGAGATTACGGCGCTTCGCGGGGAGCTTCGCACTCGCACCGACCAGGCGCTGGCGCGCGCCAACGACCGGCAGCGCTCAAGCCTCTACGCCCTGGGCGCGCTGAGCCTGGTGGCGTTGCTGGTCGCGGTCGCCCTGCTGGTCGCGGTGCTGCTGACGGTACGCCCGCTGAGCACGCTCACGGCGGCCGCGCGGCGTATCGGTGAGGGCGACTATCGCCCGATTGAGGGGATTTTAGAGAAGCGGCGCGGCAGCGATGAGATCACCCTGCTCACCCGCGAGTTCAACGCGATGGCCGAGAGTCTGGCTGAGCGCGACGCCCGCCTGCGCGAGCAGCACGAGCGCCTGCTTAAGTCCGAGCGCATGGCCACCGTCGGGCGCATGACGAGCCTGATTACCCACGAGCTTCGCAACCCCTTATCGAGCATCAACCTAAACTCCGAGATGCTCCAGGAGTCCCTCTATGAGCGCGGCATCCCGGCCGACGACGCCGAGGTGATGCCGCTTCTAGAGACCATCGTCGCCGAGGTCGACCGCCTGCGCGAGATCACCGAAGAATACCTGGTCTACGCCCGCCTGCCGTCCCCAAATCTCGAGCCCAACGACCTGGTCGACATCGCCGAGAGCCTGGTCGACTTTCACCAATTCGAGTGGGGCCAATCGGGCGTCCAGGTCGTGCTGGAGCATGCCGAAGACACCATTGAGGTGCGCCTGGACGCCAACCAATTGCGCCAGGCGCTGCTCAATCTATTGCGCAACGCGGTCGAGGCCAGCGAGCCCGATTCAACGGTAGAGATGCGCTTGTCGAGCACCGACGCCCACGCAATGATCGAGATTCGCGACCACGGCGCAGGCATCTCAGACGAAGATAGAGCGCATATCTTCGAGCCGTTTTTCACCACCAAGATTCAGGGCACCGGCCTGGGCCTGGCGATGACCCAGCAGATTATCGAGGAGCATCGCGGCAGCATCGCGCTTCAAAGCGAGGTGGGTCGCGGCAGCATATTCACCATCCGGTTTCCCCTCGACAGCGCCAGGCGAGCGTCCCCGAAATCCTATTCGCCATAA
- a CDS encoding endonuclease/exonuclease/phosphatase family protein, with protein sequence MKIMSYNIRLGIQEGIEAIAEVIAAEAPDIVALQEVGNGWRMGPNGDTTAEIARLAGYEYYYYVATIFEEPDFRYGHAILSRWPLDSHEVVDFSQSIDEPRAAIVARILSPDGPIQVIATHLSHKPEERALQAPELIRLRDTVRTSGEPVLLLGDLNETPEVAWMQALADGMASAMRLTSAPTFPNPTPTIRIDHIMMSDATLTRAAVISEDAASDHRPLVAEFNLGATEQ encoded by the coding sequence ATGAAGATCATGAGCTATAATATCCGCCTGGGTATCCAAGAAGGCATCGAGGCGATCGCCGAGGTCATCGCAGCCGAAGCTCCCGATATCGTCGCCCTGCAGGAAGTCGGAAACGGCTGGCGCATGGGCCCCAATGGCGACACCACCGCCGAAATCGCGCGGCTGGCCGGCTACGAATATTACTATTATGTCGCGACCATCTTCGAGGAGCCTGACTTCCGCTACGGGCACGCGATTTTGTCGCGCTGGCCGCTGGACTCCCACGAGGTCGTCGACTTTAGCCAGAGCATCGATGAGCCGCGCGCGGCGATAGTCGCGCGGATTCTGAGCCCCGATGGGCCGATTCAGGTCATCGCGACGCACCTGTCGCATAAGCCCGAGGAGCGCGCCTTGCAGGCGCCGGAGTTGATTCGTCTGCGTGACACCGTGCGCACCAGCGGAGAGCCGGTGTTGCTGCTGGGCGACCTCAACGAAACCCCGGAGGTCGCCTGGATGCAGGCGCTGGCCGATGGCATGGCGAGCGCCATGCGCCTGACCTCGGCGCCGACCTTCCCTAACCCCACGCCGACCATCCGCATCGACCATATTATGATGAGCGACGCGACGCTTACCCGCGCGGCGGTCATAAGCGAAGACGCCGCCTCCGACCATCGCCCGCTGGTCGCCGAGTTTAACCTCGGAGCAACGGAACAATAA